A single window of Bordetella genomosp. 11 DNA harbors:
- a CDS encoding GlcG/HbpS family heme-binding protein, with product MITKPALTADDVKKILAAAEAHALKNQWPVTIAVTDDGGHLLGMLRLDGAAPVSAHIAPAKAQTAAMGRRESRVYEESINNGRYAFLSVPAINGLLEGGVPIVVDGHTVGAVGVSGVKAPEDAETAKAGIAALGL from the coding sequence ATGATCACCAAGCCAGCCCTTACCGCGGACGACGTCAAGAAAATCCTGGCCGCGGCCGAAGCGCATGCCCTGAAGAACCAATGGCCCGTCACGATCGCGGTGACGGACGATGGCGGGCACCTGCTGGGCATGCTGCGCCTGGACGGTGCCGCGCCCGTCAGCGCGCATATCGCGCCCGCCAAGGCGCAGACCGCGGCCATGGGCCGGCGCGAATCGCGCGTCTATGAAGAAAGCATCAACAACGGCCGCTACGCTTTCCTTTCCGTTCCGGCGATCAACGGCCTGCTGGAAGGCGGCGTGCCCATCGTGGTGGATGGACATACCGTGGGCGCGGTGGGCGTGTCCGGCGTGAAGGCGCCGGAAGACGCGGAGACCGCCAAAGCCGGCATCGCGGCGCTGGGCCTATGA
- a CDS encoding MFS transporter, with translation MTRSPSSAPEPSRAGTPAAEDAAGLAAAGVPPGNPATVEGSLNPGVSRREVWSWAMYDFANSGYTTVILTTVFSAYFVGVVGGGAHWATLAWTGALSVSYLAIMLTMPTLGARADAGGAKRKLLFGSTVGCILATLTLTQAGPGDVWPALIGIAVSNYFYCIGESAVASFLPELARPQALGRVSGWGWSFGYCGGMLTLGLSLVVVSLAQARGESAPQFVPWVVALTCLVFALSALPSFLWLRERARPRTGAQAAPDMLGQLLRAWRDTGRHHLQFRRLLMCVACYQAGIAVVITLAAVYAEQAMGFKMAQIMMLVFLVNIAAAAGAFLFGYLQDSIGHKRALAITLCGWIAMVLIAYAAVTVSVFWIAATLAGLCMGTSQSAGRAMVGALAPKKRLAEFFALWTFSVQLAAVVGPLTYGLVTWLTHGNHRLAILVTGVFFVGGLALLQRVDLARGMAERQAASDLPGADPAPASPGSPV, from the coding sequence ATGACGCGGTCGCCGTCGTCGGCCCCGGAGCCATCCCGGGCCGGCACGCCGGCGGCCGAGGATGCCGCCGGCCTGGCGGCCGCCGGCGTGCCCCCAGGGAATCCCGCCACGGTCGAGGGCAGCCTGAACCCGGGCGTGTCGCGGCGCGAGGTCTGGTCCTGGGCAATGTACGACTTCGCCAATTCCGGGTATACGACCGTCATCCTGACCACCGTGTTCAGCGCCTACTTTGTGGGCGTGGTGGGGGGCGGTGCCCATTGGGCAACGCTGGCGTGGACGGGCGCGCTGTCGGTTTCCTATCTTGCCATCATGCTGACCATGCCGACGCTGGGCGCGCGCGCCGACGCGGGCGGCGCGAAGCGCAAGCTGCTATTCGGCAGTACGGTGGGGTGCATTCTCGCTACCCTGACGCTGACCCAGGCCGGGCCGGGCGACGTATGGCCGGCGCTGATCGGCATCGCCGTCTCCAACTATTTCTACTGCATCGGCGAATCCGCGGTGGCTTCTTTCCTGCCCGAACTGGCGCGGCCGCAGGCGCTGGGCCGGGTGTCGGGGTGGGGCTGGAGCTTCGGCTATTGCGGAGGCATGCTCACTCTGGGCCTGTCCCTGGTCGTCGTGTCGCTGGCGCAGGCGCGCGGCGAAAGCGCGCCGCAATTCGTGCCATGGGTCGTGGCGCTGACCTGCCTGGTATTCGCGCTGTCGGCGCTGCCGTCCTTCCTGTGGCTGCGCGAACGTGCGCGGCCGCGTACGGGGGCGCAGGCCGCGCCCGACATGCTGGGCCAGCTGTTGCGCGCGTGGCGCGATACGGGGCGCCATCATTTGCAGTTCCGCCGCCTGCTGATGTGCGTGGCCTGCTACCAGGCCGGCATCGCCGTGGTCATCACGCTGGCCGCGGTCTATGCCGAACAGGCCATGGGCTTCAAGATGGCGCAGATCATGATGCTCGTCTTCCTGGTCAACATCGCGGCGGCGGCGGGCGCCTTCCTGTTCGGCTATCTGCAGGACAGCATCGGCCACAAGCGGGCGCTGGCCATCACCTTGTGCGGCTGGATCGCCATGGTACTGATCGCCTATGCGGCCGTGACCGTCAGTGTGTTCTGGATCGCCGCCACGCTCGCGGGGCTGTGCATGGGTACCAGCCAAAGTGCGGGGCGCGCCATGGTCGGCGCGCTGGCGCCCAAGAAAAGGCTGGCGGAGTTCTTCGCGCTGTGGACCTTTTCCGTGCAGCTGGCGGCCGTCGTCGGTCCCTTGACCTATGGCCTGGTAACCTGGCTGACACACGGTAATCATCGCCTGGCCATCCTGGTGACGGGCGTGTTTTTCGTCGGTGGCCTGGCGTTGTTGCAGCGGGTGGACCTGGCGCGCGGCATGGCGGAACGCCAGGCCGCTTCCGACCTCCCCGGTGCCGACCCGGCGCCGGCGTCGCCCGGGTCGCCGGTTTGA
- a CDS encoding 4-hydroxyproline epimerase → MTSHTFFCVDGHTCGNPVRMVAGGAPALQGANMVEKRAHFLREYDWIRTGLMFEPRGHDMMSGAILYPPTRPDCDIAFLFIETSGCLPMCGHGTIGTVTMALERGLVTPREPGVLRIDTPAGLVQARYEMDGPYVNSVRITNVPSFLFATGLEAEVEGLGLVKADVAYGGNFYAIVSPQQAFAGLENVQPSDLLRWSPRLRQAFGSKYQFVHPENPAINGLSHVLWTGTPQHPEAHARNAVFYGDKAIDRSPCGTGTSARMAQWAAQGKLDVGSDFVHESIIGTLFRGRVESRTRVGDLDAIVPSIEGWARMTGYNTIFIDDRDPLKHGFQLKDKV, encoded by the coding sequence ATGACCTCCCATACCTTTTTCTGCGTGGACGGCCACACTTGCGGCAACCCCGTGCGCATGGTCGCGGGCGGTGCCCCGGCACTGCAGGGTGCCAATATGGTCGAGAAACGCGCGCATTTCCTGCGCGAGTACGACTGGATACGCACCGGCCTGATGTTCGAGCCGCGCGGCCACGACATGATGTCGGGCGCGATCCTGTATCCGCCGACGCGGCCGGATTGCGACATCGCCTTTCTCTTCATCGAGACGTCCGGATGCCTGCCGATGTGCGGGCACGGCACCATCGGCACGGTGACTATGGCTCTCGAACGCGGGCTGGTGACGCCGCGCGAGCCCGGGGTCCTGCGCATCGATACGCCGGCCGGCCTCGTGCAAGCGCGCTACGAAATGGACGGGCCCTATGTGAATAGCGTGCGGATCACCAACGTGCCGTCTTTTCTGTTCGCCACCGGCCTGGAAGCCGAGGTCGAGGGCCTGGGCCTGGTCAAGGCCGATGTCGCCTACGGGGGCAATTTTTACGCCATCGTGTCGCCGCAGCAGGCTTTCGCCGGCCTGGAGAACGTCCAGCCTTCCGACCTGCTGCGCTGGAGCCCCCGGCTGCGGCAGGCGTTCGGCAGCAAGTATCAATTCGTTCATCCGGAGAACCCCGCCATCAATGGACTGTCCCACGTCCTGTGGACGGGCACGCCGCAACATCCGGAAGCTCATGCCCGCAACGCCGTGTTCTATGGCGACAAGGCGATCGACCGGTCGCCGTGCGGTACCGGGACCTCGGCGCGCATGGCCCAGTGGGCGGCGCAGGGCAAGCTGGATGTCGGCAGCGATTTCGTGCACGAGAGCATCATCGGTACGTTGTTCCGCGGCCGCGTGGAATCGCGCACACGGGTCGGCGACCTGGACGCCATCGTGCCGTCCATCGAAGGCTGGGCGCGCATGACCGGGTACAACACCATCTTCATCGACGACCGCGATCCCCTGAAGCATGGGTTCCAATTGAAGGACAAGGTTTAG
- a CDS encoding LemA family protein: MEIRLPTFFSSWRVLALMLLTSLLSGCGMNNIPTLDEQVKAAWAQVENQYQRRADLIPNLVETVKGYAKQEQDTLTAVVEARAKATSIKVDASTIDDPQKLQQFDQAQQQLGGALSRLLVVSERYPDLKSNQNFLALQSQLEGTENRIAVARRDYIAAVERYNTEIRTFPGRLWHMVLYRDLPLRETFKASAPQADQAPKVKF, encoded by the coding sequence ATGGAAATCAGGCTACCCACTTTCTTTTCGTCCTGGCGCGTGCTGGCCCTGATGCTGCTGACTTCGCTGCTGTCCGGCTGCGGGATGAACAACATCCCCACGCTGGACGAACAGGTCAAGGCAGCCTGGGCGCAGGTGGAAAACCAATACCAGCGCCGCGCCGACCTTATTCCCAACCTGGTGGAGACCGTCAAGGGCTATGCCAAACAGGAACAGGACACCCTGACCGCGGTGGTAGAGGCGCGTGCCAAGGCGACGTCGATCAAGGTGGATGCCAGCACCATCGACGATCCGCAGAAGCTGCAGCAGTTCGATCAGGCACAGCAGCAGCTTGGCGGCGCGTTGAGCCGCCTGCTGGTGGTTTCCGAGCGCTACCCGGACCTGAAGTCGAACCAGAACTTCCTGGCCCTGCAATCGCAGCTCGAGGGAACGGAGAACCGCATCGCCGTGGCCCGGCGCGATTACATCGCGGCGGTGGAGCGCTACAACACCGAGATCCGCACCTTCCCGGGTCGCCTGTGGCATATGGTGCTGTATCGCGACCTGCCGCTGCGCGAAACCTTCAAGGCGAGCGCGCCGCAGGCGGACCAGGCGCCCAAGGTGAAATTCTGA
- a CDS encoding TPM domain-containing protein codes for MRRTAAGWVAAVVLSAYALAAGAQVPAQKEGAQPSRSTISGPFSAGAPSDAPTPSTSGAGTPAAGTPGADTAKANTSGSNAPAPTPGGAGPTAPDARAPAPGAAGPTAPGARAPAPGAAGDAASDSATAGAPTPALVGRVVDDAGLLDPASSSRLAEMLAAHEKATGQQVVVVTVPSLRGVPIEDFGYQLGRRWGIGQKGKDNGALLIVARDDRKVRIEVGYGLEGTLTDAISSSIINQVIIPAFRQGDFNKGIVDGTTTMLKVLSGDPDAVPQRQVAAERDGPTSIPVFIILLFIVIVVISRMRGGGTGGRRGGVLPGAILGGIAGSRGRYGSSGGFGGGGGFGGGGGFTGGGGSFGGGGASGNW; via the coding sequence ATGAGGCGCACGGCAGCCGGGTGGGTGGCCGCGGTCGTGCTGTCGGCCTATGCGCTGGCGGCCGGGGCCCAGGTACCAGCGCAGAAAGAGGGCGCCCAGCCTTCGCGCTCGACGATTTCCGGGCCGTTTTCGGCGGGGGCGCCGTCGGATGCGCCGACGCCGTCCACGTCCGGGGCTGGCACTCCTGCCGCCGGTACCCCGGGGGCCGATACGGCCAAGGCCAACACGTCAGGCTCCAATGCGCCCGCTCCCACGCCGGGTGGGGCCGGCCCCACCGCGCCCGATGCGCGGGCGCCCGCGCCTGGCGCGGCCGGCCCCACCGCGCCCGGTGCGCGGGCGCCCGCGCCTGGCGCGGCCGGCGATGCGGCGTCCGATTCCGCCACGGCGGGTGCCCCCACGCCGGCCCTGGTGGGCCGTGTCGTCGATGACGCCGGTTTGCTCGACCCGGCCAGCAGCTCGCGGTTGGCCGAGATGCTGGCCGCGCACGAGAAGGCCACGGGCCAGCAAGTGGTGGTGGTCACCGTGCCCAGCTTGCGCGGCGTACCGATCGAGGATTTCGGCTACCAGCTGGGGCGCCGTTGGGGCATCGGCCAGAAAGGCAAGGACAACGGCGCGCTGCTGATCGTCGCGCGCGACGATCGGAAGGTGCGCATCGAGGTCGGCTATGGCCTGGAAGGGACGCTGACGGATGCGATCTCGTCGTCCATCATCAACCAGGTCATCATTCCCGCCTTCCGGCAGGGCGACTTCAACAAGGGCATCGTCGACGGCACCACGACCATGCTGAAGGTGTTGAGCGGCGATCCGGACGCGGTTCCGCAACGCCAGGTGGCGGCCGAACGGGACGGGCCCACATCCATTCCTGTCTTCATCATCCTGCTGTTCATCGTCATTGTCGTGATTTCGCGCATGCGTGGCGGTGGCACAGGTGGCCGCAGGGGCGGCGTGCTGCCTGGCGCCATACTCGGTGGCATCGCCGGCAGCCGAGGCCGGTACGGGTCGTCCGGCGGATTTGGCGGCGGTGGCGGGTTCGGCGGTGGCGGCGGGTTTACGGGCGGCGGCGGCAGTTTCGGTGGCGGCGGTGCCTCCGGCAATTGGTAG
- a CDS encoding TPM domain-containing protein: MTLLNETELRQVAQTIARIERDTDAEIVTVLAARADDYAYIPLLWASVIALVVPGLLNYGVVVLGPHELLMTQWAVFIVLALLFRIPSITTRLIPRHVRRWRAANLARRQFLEQNLHHTQGETGMLIFVSEAERYVEILVDRGISARLPDATWEPIIATFTEQVRKGETLQGFVGCIERCGALLAQHLPSTSQRDELPNRLIVLP, from the coding sequence ATGACACTGCTGAATGAAACCGAACTGCGGCAGGTGGCGCAAACCATCGCCCGGATCGAGCGCGATACCGACGCGGAGATCGTCACCGTACTGGCCGCGCGGGCCGACGACTATGCCTATATCCCGCTGCTGTGGGCCAGTGTGATCGCGCTGGTGGTGCCGGGCCTGCTGAACTACGGCGTCGTCGTATTAGGCCCCCACGAGCTGCTGATGACGCAATGGGCGGTTTTTATCGTGCTGGCTTTGCTGTTCCGGATTCCATCGATTACGACGCGCCTGATCCCTCGGCATGTGCGCCGCTGGCGCGCGGCCAATCTGGCGCGCCGGCAGTTCCTGGAGCAGAACCTGCACCATACCCAAGGCGAAACCGGGATGCTGATTTTCGTGTCGGAAGCCGAACGCTACGTCGAGATCCTGGTGGATCGCGGTATCAGCGCCCGGCTGCCGGATGCGACGTGGGAGCCCATCATCGCCACATTCACCGAACAGGTGCGCAAGGGCGAAACCTTGCAGGGCTTCGTAGGCTGCATCGAACGCTGCGGGGCGCTGCTCGCGCAGCATCTTCCCAGCACGTCGCAGCGCGACGAATTGCCGAACCGGCTGATCGTGCTTCCCTAG
- the acs gene encoding acetate--CoA ligase — protein sequence MSNAIQSVLVENRVFPPPQRASQGASIPSMEAYEKLYREADQDSSNFWARMGRENLAWTKPFTQVLDDSNAPFYRWFADGELNVSFNCLDRQVQNGNAGKVAIIFESDDGKVDKVTYADLLARVCRFANGLKSLGYKKGDRAIIYMPMSVEAVVAMQACVRLGVIHSVVFGGFSAKSLQERIVDVGATLVITADEQVRGGKVIPLKPAVEEAFGMGGCEAVRQVVVYRRTGGQVAWNAGRDLWMHEVQANQPDTCEPVPVEAEHPLFILYTSGSTGKPKGVQHSSAGYLLWALLTVKWTFDARPDDVYWCTADVGWITGHSYIAYGPLAAGLTQVMFEGVPTYPNAGRFWDMIARHKVTTFYTAPTAIRSLIKAADANPDTHPGRYDLASLRILGTVGEPINPEAWMWYHKNVGNERCPIVDTWWQTETGGHMITPLPGATPTKPGSCTLPLPGVAAAIVDETGADVESGNGGFLVIKKPWPAMIRNIWGDPERFKKSYFPSELRGYYLAGDGAQRDGDGYFWIMGRIDDVLNVSGHRLGTMEVESALVAHPLVAEAAVVGRPDETTGEAVVAFVVLKRARPEGAEATEIARQLRDWVAKEIGPIAKPKDIRFGDNLPKTRSGKIMRRLLRVVAKGEEITQDVSTLENPQILEQLAKSL from the coding sequence ATGTCCAACGCCATCCAATCCGTGCTGGTCGAAAACCGGGTATTCCCACCGCCCCAGCGCGCATCGCAGGGAGCCAGCATTCCCAGCATGGAAGCCTACGAAAAGCTGTATCGGGAGGCCGACCAGGACAGTTCGAATTTCTGGGCCCGCATGGGGCGCGAGAACCTTGCCTGGACCAAGCCCTTTACCCAGGTCCTGGACGATAGCAATGCGCCGTTCTACCGATGGTTCGCCGATGGCGAGCTGAACGTATCGTTCAACTGCCTGGACAGGCAGGTCCAGAACGGCAACGCCGGCAAGGTCGCCATCATTTTCGAAAGCGACGACGGCAAGGTGGACAAGGTCACCTATGCCGACCTGCTGGCGCGGGTCTGCCGTTTCGCCAACGGCCTGAAATCGCTGGGCTACAAGAAGGGCGACCGCGCCATCATCTATATGCCGATGTCCGTGGAGGCCGTGGTGGCGATGCAGGCCTGCGTGCGGCTGGGCGTCATCCATTCGGTGGTCTTTGGCGGCTTTTCGGCCAAGAGCCTGCAGGAACGCATCGTGGACGTCGGTGCCACGCTGGTCATTACGGCCGACGAACAGGTCCGTGGCGGCAAGGTGATCCCGCTCAAGCCCGCCGTCGAGGAAGCCTTCGGCATGGGCGGCTGCGAGGCCGTGCGCCAGGTCGTCGTATATCGACGCACGGGCGGGCAGGTGGCGTGGAACGCCGGCCGCGACCTGTGGATGCACGAAGTCCAGGCCAACCAGCCGGATACCTGCGAGCCGGTCCCGGTAGAGGCCGAACACCCCCTCTTCATCCTGTATACGTCCGGTTCGACCGGCAAGCCCAAGGGCGTGCAGCATTCGTCGGCGGGCTACCTGCTGTGGGCGCTGCTGACGGTGAAATGGACGTTCGACGCGCGGCCCGACGACGTCTATTGGTGCACCGCCGACGTCGGCTGGATCACCGGCCATTCCTATATCGCCTATGGACCGCTGGCCGCGGGCCTGACGCAGGTCATGTTCGAAGGCGTGCCGACCTATCCCAACGCCGGGCGTTTCTGGGACATGATTGCCCGCCACAAGGTCACCACCTTCTATACGGCGCCCACCGCCATCCGGTCGCTGATCAAGGCGGCGGACGCCAATCCCGACACCCATCCCGGCCGCTACGACCTGGCCAGCCTGCGCATCCTGGGCACGGTGGGCGAGCCCATCAATCCCGAAGCCTGGATGTGGTATCACAAAAATGTCGGCAACGAGCGCTGCCCCATCGTGGATACCTGGTGGCAGACCGAGACGGGCGGCCATATGATCACGCCCCTGCCGGGCGCCACTCCGACCAAGCCCGGTTCCTGCACGCTGCCCCTGCCGGGTGTCGCGGCGGCGATCGTCGACGAGACCGGCGCCGATGTCGAATCGGGCAACGGTGGCTTCCTGGTCATCAAGAAGCCCTGGCCGGCGATGATCCGCAATATCTGGGGCGACCCGGAACGTTTCAAGAAGAGCTATTTCCCGTCCGAACTGCGCGGGTATTACCTGGCGGGGGACGGCGCGCAGCGCGACGGCGACGGCTACTTCTGGATCATGGGGCGCATCGACGACGTGCTCAATGTGTCCGGCCACCGGCTGGGCACCATGGAGGTGGAGTCCGCGCTGGTCGCGCATCCTTTGGTGGCGGAGGCGGCGGTGGTCGGCCGTCCCGACGAGACCACGGGCGAGGCCGTGGTGGCGTTCGTGGTGCTCAAGCGCGCCCGGCCGGAAGGCGCCGAGGCCACGGAGATCGCGCGGCAGCTGCGCGACTGGGTCGCCAAGGAAATCGGCCCCATCGCCAAGCCCAAGGACATCCGATTCGGCGACAACCTGCCCAAGACGCGTTCCGGCAAGATCATGCGCCGCCTGTTGCGCGTGGTAGCCAAGGGCGAAGAGATCACGCAGGACGTATCCACGCTGGAAAACCCGCAGATCCTGGAGCAACTGGCCAAGTCGCTGTAG
- a CDS encoding DMT family transporter, producing MQARQGAVDGVAWVLMVVTVLAWAGSWIAMKMVVPYIGPFDFVVIRYVCGGAVLLAVALAMRRSLSMPSWRLTIAVGLTQTAAFQGMVQMALVHGGVAKVSLMAYTMPFWVVLFGWILLGERPTRRHWLGIGLAAVGLVCVIAPWNRIGDNASVLMGVAGGMFWGLGTVLAKRGFNRLEPDIVVFTGWQMFFGGIAMVPVALAVPQIDAVWNRQLVLGMAYIILIASAAGWLLWLIVVRRVPASVAGMSSLGTPVIAALLAWPIFGERPPPVEGLGMVLILCGLVVVARAAGRSPPRPLPV from the coding sequence ATGCAAGCGCGACAGGGCGCCGTCGATGGCGTCGCATGGGTGCTGATGGTGGTGACCGTCCTGGCCTGGGCGGGCAGCTGGATCGCCATGAAAATGGTGGTCCCGTACATCGGCCCCTTCGATTTCGTGGTGATCCGCTACGTGTGCGGCGGCGCCGTCCTGCTGGCGGTCGCGCTGGCGATGCGGCGTTCGCTGTCCATGCCGTCGTGGCGGCTGACCATCGCGGTCGGGCTGACACAGACGGCGGCATTCCAGGGCATGGTGCAAATGGCCCTGGTGCACGGCGGTGTCGCCAAGGTCTCGCTGATGGCCTACACCATGCCTTTCTGGGTAGTGCTGTTCGGCTGGATCCTGCTGGGCGAACGGCCCACGCGCCGCCATTGGCTGGGCATCGGCCTGGCGGCGGTCGGCCTGGTCTGCGTCATCGCCCCCTGGAACCGCATCGGCGACAACGCCAGCGTGCTGATGGGCGTGGCCGGCGGCATGTTCTGGGGCCTGGGGACCGTGCTGGCCAAGCGCGGCTTCAACCGCCTCGAGCCGGATATCGTCGTGTTCACGGGATGGCAGATGTTTTTCGGCGGTATCGCCATGGTGCCCGTGGCGCTGGCCGTGCCGCAGATCGACGCGGTGTGGAACCGGCAGCTCGTGCTGGGCATGGCGTACATCATTCTTATCGCGTCGGCGGCCGGATGGCTGTTGTGGCTGATCGTCGTGCGGCGCGTGCCGGCCTCCGTGGCCGGCATGTCCAGCCTGGGCACGCCCGTCATCGCGGCGCTGCTGGCCTGGCCGATTTTCGGCGAACGCCCGCCGCCTGTCGAAGGCCTGGGCATGGTCCTGATCCTGTGCGGCCTGGTGGTGGTCGCGCGCGCGGCGGGCCGTTCCCCGCCGCGTCCCTTACCGGTATGA